From a single Calothrix sp. NIES-2098 genomic region:
- a CDS encoding peptidase, M48B family protein has protein sequence MSLQSGLDAFNQGRYSEAVQILEKFCRDAVDRESSDYLSAQMWLMKAYQGTGEIEKATILCQKLMMSDNPEVRSWAEQARQSFPQSPTNQSSAIQKAGRAATAGAKLAMGGVGGSLLLASGVTITLLFGMVLALGLSLVLILGSNDPLQGLAIAIAIAIVFNLAAFFLSPFLMDLTQSWLYQTRWVDLAEVEILSPETARVIQQVCQQKKLKTPRLGIINDQNPTAFTYGSLPNSARLVVSQGLFTYLDDDEIATVYAHELGHIVHWDFAVMTVASTLVQICYLIYSTANRFGRGGGDSKIKDAMQTAALAAYIFYIVGTYLLLYLSRTREYFADHFAAETTGNPNGLSRALVKIAYGILEEGQRTQEPSRLIEGTRALGIYDPKAAASTGTAYRIASDTQKIGRVFLWDMFNPWGWWMELNSTHPLTGKRVRALSTYAEQLGLPIEFDMGRVIGEGKNLNRNKLYGNFFLDVVLYGAETIGFIVGLVLGIILWSSSAHSGLVFGAPLIGLGLGISIKAFVMFPDYKQAPETDILTLMSDPYASPLRGQPAKLQGQLIGRGDAGNKLGSDLKIQDRSGMLYLHYASRFGPIGNLLFGMKRVQSLIGEQVEAVGWFRRGVAPWMDLIQLQSENGTVVNSYHRFWSFVLGGGAIIFGLALTIFMSSS, from the coding sequence ATGTCATTGCAATCTGGATTAGATGCCTTTAACCAAGGACGTTATTCCGAAGCCGTTCAAATACTGGAAAAATTCTGCCGGGATGCTGTAGATCGAGAGTCCTCAGATTATCTTTCAGCACAAATGTGGCTGATGAAAGCCTACCAAGGTACAGGAGAAATCGAAAAAGCGACAATCCTGTGCCAAAAGTTGATGATGAGTGACAATCCTGAGGTACGAAGTTGGGCAGAACAAGCTCGCCAATCCTTCCCGCAATCGCCAACGAACCAGTCTAGCGCTATCCAAAAAGCTGGACGTGCGGCGACGGCTGGTGCGAAATTGGCAATGGGCGGTGTAGGCGGGAGCCTTTTATTAGCTTCTGGTGTCACCATCACCTTGCTGTTTGGGATGGTGTTGGCTTTAGGTTTGAGTTTAGTACTTATTTTGGGTAGCAACGATCCACTGCAAGGATTGGCGATCGCAATTGCGATCGCAATAGTTTTTAATCTTGCTGCCTTTTTCCTGTCGCCTTTCCTGATGGACTTAACCCAAAGCTGGCTTTACCAAACACGCTGGGTAGATTTAGCAGAAGTTGAAATCCTCAGTCCAGAGACAGCGAGAGTTATTCAGCAAGTCTGCCAACAGAAAAAGCTGAAAACTCCGAGGCTTGGCATTATTAACGACCAAAACCCCACAGCTTTTACTTACGGCTCGTTGCCGAATAGCGCCCGGTTAGTCGTCAGTCAGGGACTTTTCACTTATCTAGATGATGATGAAATTGCTACTGTCTACGCTCACGAACTAGGTCACATCGTCCACTGGGACTTTGCTGTGATGACGGTAGCTTCTACCCTAGTGCAAATTTGCTACTTAATTTACAGTACAGCCAACAGATTTGGTCGGGGTGGCGGCGATAGCAAAATTAAAGACGCTATGCAGACTGCTGCCCTTGCTGCTTATATATTTTATATTGTCGGAACTTACCTACTGCTGTATCTTTCCCGTACTAGAGAATACTTTGCAGATCACTTTGCTGCGGAAACCACAGGCAACCCTAATGGCTTATCCCGTGCTTTGGTGAAGATTGCCTACGGGATTTTAGAAGAAGGGCAAAGGACGCAAGAACCCAGTCGTTTAATTGAAGGAACTCGCGCCTTGGGTATTTATGACCCGAAAGCCGCTGCTTCTACAGGAACCGCTTATCGCATCGCTTCCGATACCCAAAAAATCGGTCGTGTCTTTTTGTGGGATATGTTTAACCCTTGGGGCTGGTGGATGGAATTAAATTCTACTCACCCACTCACAGGTAAGCGAGTCCGCGCCCTTAGCACCTATGCAGAACAGTTGGGTTTACCAATTGAGTTTGATATGGGGCGAGTCATTGGCGAAGGCAAGAATCTCAATCGGAATAAGCTTTATGGTAATTTCTTCTTAGATGTAGTGCTGTACGGCGCTGAAACCATCGGCTTTATAGTTGGCTTAGTCTTAGGCATTATTCTCTGGTCTAGTTCCGCCCATTCCGGCTTGGTATTTGGCGCACCACTCATCGGCTTAGGCTTAGGAATCTCAATCAAAGCCTTCGTCATGTTCCCCGACTACAAACAAGCACCAGAAACAGATATTTTGACCTTGATGTCAGACCCCTACGCCAGTCCGTTGCGGGGACAACCTGCAAAACTGCAAGGACAACTCATTGGTCGTGGCGATGCTGGGAATAAGTTGGGTTCCGATCTGAAAATTCAAGACCGTAGCGGAATGCTTTATCTGCACTACGCCTCACGTTTTGGCCCCATTGGCAACTTATTGTTTGGCATGAAGCGAGTACAAAGCTTGATTGGCGAACAAGTCGAGGCTGTGGGATGGTTCCGTCGTGGCGTTGCTCCTTGGATGGATCTGATCCAACTCCAAAGTGAGAATGGTACGGTTGTTAATAGTTACCACCGCTTCTGGTCATTTGTACTGGGTGGTGGAGCAATTATTTTCGGATTGGCCTTGACGATATTTATGAGCAGCAGTTAG
- a CDS encoding ribonuclease Z: MQITFLGTSSGVPTRARNVSSVALRLPQRAELWLFDCGEGTQHQLLRSDLKISQLSRIFITHMHGDHIFGLMGLLASCGLAGNVERVDIYGPPGLNEYIQAASRYSHTHFSYPIKVHAIRPGVIYEDDEFTVTCGHLHHRITAFGYRVAEKDRAGRFDVEKAKELQIPPGRVYGQLKRGETVTLSDGRVINGKDLCGPTEIGRKIAYCTDTVYCEGAVELAQDVDVLIHEATFAHQDADMAFQRLHSTSTMAAQTALVAKAHRLIMTHFSPRYAPGNTLELRDLLQEARAIFPNTDMAHDFMVYDVPRRRELELTKTGV, encoded by the coding sequence GTGCAGATCACATTTTTAGGGACAAGTTCTGGTGTACCCACAAGAGCACGCAATGTTTCCAGCGTCGCCCTGAGACTACCCCAAAGGGCGGAGTTGTGGTTATTCGATTGTGGCGAAGGTACTCAGCATCAACTTTTGCGGAGCGACCTGAAAATCAGCCAACTATCCCGAATTTTTATTACTCATATGCACGGCGACCACATCTTTGGCTTGATGGGACTGCTGGCAAGTTGTGGGCTGGCTGGTAATGTGGAACGAGTTGATATTTATGGCCCGCCTGGATTAAATGAATATATCCAAGCTGCCTCACGTTACTCCCATACTCACTTTTCTTATCCTATAAAAGTTCATGCCATTCGTCCGGGGGTAATTTATGAAGATGATGAGTTCACAGTTACTTGTGGACATTTACATCACCGAATTACAGCCTTTGGTTATCGTGTTGCGGAAAAAGACCGAGCAGGACGCTTTGATGTAGAAAAAGCCAAAGAGTTGCAAATTCCGCCTGGTCGAGTTTACGGTCAACTCAAGCGTGGTGAAACTGTAACTCTGAGTGATGGGCGAGTAATTAATGGCAAAGATTTGTGCGGACCTACAGAAATTGGGCGCAAAATTGCCTATTGTACAGACACAGTTTATTGTGAAGGTGCGGTGGAATTAGCACAGGATGTAGATGTATTAATTCACGAGGCAACTTTTGCGCATCAAGATGCAGATATGGCTTTTCAACGGCTACATTCCACCAGCACAATGGCAGCACAAACAGCTTTAGTTGCTAAAGCACATCGCTTAATCATGACTCATTTCAGCCCCCGCTATGCTCCAGGAAATACTTTAGAACTGAGAGATTTACTTCAGGAAGCTAGAGCAATTTTCCCCAATACCGATATGGCTCATGATTTCATGGTTTATGATGTACCAAGGCGACGGGAGTTAGAATTAACCAAGACAGGTGTATAA
- a CDS encoding gamma-glutamyl phosphate reductase, giving the protein MTTLQTASSLIAIAQKTRQAASKLAVLSTEGKNQAIEAIAQALESARDKILQANIADCEAATADGIAKPLYKRLQLDEHKLRDAIAGVRDVGKLADPVGKVQIHREIDTGLILKRITCPLGVLGIIFEARPEAAIQIVSLAIKSGNGVILKGGKEAIRSCEAIVKAIKQGLSNTAVSPDVVQLLTTREETLELLNLDKYVDLIIPRGSNSFVRFVQENTRIPVLGHADGICHLYVDKAADIAKAVSITVDSKIQYPAACNAIETLLVHASIAPEFLPKVALALQENHVQLRGDERTRQILPQIHSATAADWETEYSDLILAIKIVDSLEEAIAHINEYGSRHTEAIVTEDLAAAESFLGLVNAAGVYHNCSTRFADGFRYGFGAEVGISTQQMPPRGPVGLEGLVTYKYQMTGDAHIVATYTGANAKSFTHRDLG; this is encoded by the coding sequence ATGACTACTCTCCAAACTGCCTCTTCCCTAATTGCGATCGCTCAAAAAACCCGCCAAGCAGCAAGTAAGCTGGCAGTTCTCTCAACTGAAGGGAAAAATCAAGCTATTGAAGCGATCGCCCAAGCTTTAGAATCGGCAAGAGATAAAATCTTGCAAGCAAATATAGCCGATTGTGAAGCCGCCACTGCTGATGGTATTGCCAAACCACTTTATAAACGCTTGCAGTTGGATGAACATAAATTAAGAGATGCGATCGCGGGAGTTAGAGATGTTGGTAAGCTAGCCGATCCGGTAGGGAAAGTCCAAATTCACCGCGAAATCGATACAGGCTTAATTCTCAAGCGAATTACTTGTCCTTTAGGCGTTTTGGGCATTATTTTTGAAGCACGTCCAGAAGCAGCAATTCAAATTGTTTCTTTGGCAATCAAATCCGGTAATGGTGTGATTCTCAAAGGTGGTAAAGAAGCGATCCGTTCTTGCGAAGCTATTGTCAAAGCAATTAAACAAGGCTTATCAAACACTGCTGTAAGCCCAGATGTAGTACAGTTGCTAACAACGAGGGAAGAAACGCTAGAACTTTTAAATTTAGATAAATATGTAGATTTAATTATTCCTAGAGGTTCTAATTCTTTTGTACGATTTGTACAAGAAAATACCCGCATTCCCGTACTTGGCCATGCCGATGGTATTTGTCATTTGTATGTAGATAAAGCAGCCGATATTGCCAAAGCAGTAAGCATTACCGTTGATTCTAAAATTCAATATCCCGCAGCTTGTAATGCCATTGAAACGTTATTAGTTCACGCAAGTATTGCTCCAGAATTTCTTCCCAAAGTTGCTTTAGCTTTGCAAGAAAATCATGTCCAATTAAGAGGTGATGAACGCACTCGCCAGATTTTGCCTCAGATTCATAGCGCAACCGCAGCAGATTGGGAAACAGAATACAGCGATTTGATATTAGCAATTAAAATTGTAGACTCCTTAGAAGAGGCGATCGCTCATATCAACGAATATGGTTCGCGCCATACAGAAGCCATAGTCACTGAAGATTTAGCAGCTGCTGAAAGTTTCCTCGGATTAGTAAATGCAGCCGGAGTGTACCACAACTGTTCTACCCGCTTTGCTGATGGCTTCCGCTACGGTTTTGGCGCAGAAGTCGGAATCAGTACTCAACAAATGCCTCCCAGAGGCCCTGTTGGTTTAGAAGGATTAGTAACCTACAAGTATCAAATGACTGGTGATGCTCATATTGTAGCTACCTACACAGGCGCAAATGCTAAGTCATTTACTCATCGGGATTTAGGTTAA